The following are from one region of the Ochotona princeps isolate mOchPri1 chromosome 4, mOchPri1.hap1, whole genome shotgun sequence genome:
- the DCUN1D5 gene encoding DCN1-like protein 5 isoform X3 translates to MCDCTEKLQNKFDFLRSQLNDISSFKNIYRYAFDFARDKDQRSLDIDTAKSMLALLLGRTWPLFSVFYQYLEQSKYRVMNKDQWYNVLEFSRTVHADLSNYDEDGAWPVLLDEFVEWHKVRQTS, encoded by the exons GTGTGACTGCACAGAAAAGTTACAAAATAAGTTTGATTTTTTGCGCTCACAGTTGAATGATATTTCATCGTTTAAGAATATCTACAGATATGCCTTTGATTTTGCAAGG gaTAAAGATCAGAGAAGCCTTGATATTGATACAGCTAAGTCTATGTTAGCGCTTCTGCTTGGAAGGACATGGCCACTGTTTTCAGTATTTTATCAGTACCTGGAG CAATCAAAGTATCGTGTTATGAACAAAGATCAGTGGTACAATGTATTAGAATTCAGCAGAACAGTTCATGCCGACCTCAGTAACTATGATGAAGATGGTGCTT GGCCTGTTCTTCTTGATGAATTTGTTGAGTGGCATAAAGTCCGTCAAACTTCATAG